CGTGCTCACCAGCATCCACGAGTCAGGCGTGCCCGCCGACTTCGTCGGCGACGTCTACTACTCCGACGTGCGCAACCGCTACCACATGGGCGCCACCTCGCTCAGCTGGAGCCGTGTGGGGGCGCGGGTCAACCCGCTGTACTCCGTCAGCGCCCTGCAGGCCGCGTGCGAGCTGCCCGGGATGGCACGGCGGGCCAACGTCCTCGGGTACGACCTGCTCGAGTCCTTCGGCCACGACCTCTCGCGCTACCCCTTCGACAAGGACCGCTCCTCGATCGAGTACCGGCGACAGCGACGACCGCGGCTTGGCCTGCCCTTCCCCGAGGGCCAGGTGACCTGGTCGGTGAAGCCCGCGCGTCCCACCAGCGGACCCGCTCCTGCACCGATGTCGGCAGAGCGCCGCGAGATCGTGCTGAAGCGGGCAAAGGCGCTCGACATCATCTTCTGGCAGTCGGTCAACCTCGAGTCGACCCAGGCCGTCCTGCGGCGCGTGATCGAGCAGACCGACCTGAGCACCTACGCCGAGGTCGTCAACGTGTCGTACCTGCAAGACCTGGCCCGCACGGGCACGTGGAACCGCAGTAGGGTGCGCCACCTGTACTGGGCGAGCACGATGCTCATGTGGTTCGGAGACGAGTCGCGGCTGTGAGCACCCATTCGATCGCCATCCTGCCCCGGCTGCCCTTTGGAGCGAACCCAGGGTCTGGGCCTGGCCCCTCTAGTCACATTCCAGCCGATAACGTGGCCAGACGTCCCTTCTAGGAGTAGTAGCAGATGACCAAGCGCATGAGGTTCAGAGTCGACCCTGACGTGCCAGTACGCCGCTGGCAAATGGCCCTGACCTTCGGAGACGACGTACCACACAGTAAGAGCGCGGTGGTCGTCGTTCACCCCCGCGACCCTGACGGTGAACCCATTCACTCCTTGCGTCGCGAGGGATGGTTCTACAGCGAACGCTTCGACGCGAACTTCGCCTACTTGCCAGCTTCCCCGCCCGGCCAGGAGATTCTGCTCCCTCCGCAAGAGTCGGACGTTTACGTCTCGGAGATCGAGGTCGAAGTGAGGCCGTTCAATTCACCACAGCTAGATGTCACTACCGTTGGACCGTTGATCTTCCTCCCGATGGACGACGACGCGCCAACGGAAACAACCGTAGCGGCATACCTCGCGGAGGAAATCGATGACTGACCTGGACGCTTCTGTTGTAATCGGGTTCAAGGACTGGGGTACAGACCGGCTGGCCAGATGCGTCTCGTCAATCCACGCCTCGCTTTCTGGTCACCCTCACGAAGTCATCGTCTCTGATTACGGTAGCGAAAACGCCGAGGCAGTCCGCGCAGCCGCCGAAGCGGCCGGTGCGACCGTGATCCGCACTGAGACGGACGGGACGTGGTCAAGCGGCAGGGCCCAGAACGCTGGATTCGCCCATGCCACAGGGCGGGTGTTCATGAACACCGACGCTGACATGATCTTCACCCCGCACGCACTGGCAAGAGTCGTCGAGCGTCTGTCCGAAGCCCCGTCCGAGGCCATTATTCTGCAGTCACGAGATCTCCCATACAGCGTCACGGAACAAGATTTGTTGGATCCGGATTGGCAGGACCTTGCGACCGTTGCCACGGTGCGCCCTCGATGGGGGTGCGGAGGGTTGGTCGCAACCCACCGCGACACGTACCTGAAGTTGCGTGGCTACGACGAGCGCATGCACACGTACGGTGGCGAAGACATCGACTACCTCAAGAGACTCCGCAGATCTGGGGCCACCATCCACTGGCTCGACGAGCCGTCGGTTCGCATGTACCACGTGTGGCACCCTTCGACCAGTGCCGCCGCCGCGCAAGACCCTGCAGCCACGGCCGCCATAAAGCGGAACAGAGAGCTCCACACGAACGACAACACCACCGTACGCAACGTGGTCCGGTGGACTCACCGTCACCCTGAAGCGCCCCCGGTGGTGAGCGTCATGGTCAACTGCGAGGAGTACACGGATCCATCCGACGGCGCCGTCGAGATCTCCACGTTGCTGGGCCAGACATTGACTGACATCGAGATCGTTCTGGTCGGGGGCGATTCGTCCTGGCAGAGGTTCTTCAACGATCCCCGAGTTGCAGTGGCTCCTCGGCTGGATGACGGCTGGGTAGCTGCTATCAAGCACTCACGCGGAACCTTCATCACTTTGCACGCCCGACGTCAGCTCCACGTCAGCAATCGCCTCGAGCGACTCGTAAACCTCACATCAACCTCTGGCCGCGCAATCGCAGACTCCACGGCAATGGTAACCAGATCGTCCAGCGGAGTTTTCTCCCCCGTCGCGGCCTCGATCCTGAACACCTTCCCTAATCCATGGAGTTCTGTCCTCATCCCACGTCAGAACGCTCTCGACGGGCTTTCGGGCGCACAGTCAGGGTCCCCCGAGGATCTCTTGTACGCAATCCTACGGGGCGGTGTTTTCATAACCGCAGAAGAAGCGCTGGGCAGCGTGTTCACGGCTCCAGCCGAGATCGAACTCCAGCAGGACCTCGCCAAGAGCGCAGACTCCCGCCGACGATTGGAGTGGGGCGGCAGCGACAAATCTTGGCTCGACAATTTCCAAATCGCGGGCCACCTCGAGCCTGCCACCAAACTTGCGGCCGAAACCTACGATGAGCAGTACGACTTTATCCTCGTCACGCCCTCTGCGCACGATTTGGCCGTCGAGGCAACCTCGAAACTCTCAAGCGGGCTGATGAGATCTACGCTAGTGACAGACGGTGAAGGCACCGAGTTGTTCTCGATCGTCAGGCATTCGGGCCTGTCATTCGCCGACGTATCGCTGATGCGGTCAACCCGCGAATCGACCGTTCTGGGAGAAGCTACTGCTCGTAGCCGCACCTCGATGGCAACCGTCGACGATTCAACAGAAATCGATGTCGTCATGGACGAATGCAGCAGGATCTACACGAGCGACCCCACTGCGGCCACTTGGATAGTCGTCAGTTTCGCGAACGACTCAGGGATCGCAGGAGTGTTCCACGGGTTGGAACGCATGTCGGGCCTGACCTGCGTTCTTCGACGCGACGTGATCGACGAATTCTCACATCACCGCCTTGTCATGGCCGCCCTGGAGAACAAGAGTGACGGAATTTCAGCCTTGAACCGAGTACGTGCCATAGCCCCAGCTGGTGCAAGCGTCGAACTTCGATGCCGCCCAGCAGTCATTTCGCTTTCCCAGTTGACTAAGGTAGATGCTCGATGAAGTTCACAATGGCTGTCGACCGCGTGCGAACAGTGTTTCACTGCACGGGCGAGGAATTCGACGGCGTGCCGCCAATTCAACGCTTCGACGTGGGCGCCCCAGTGAAGTCGATGACGCCGGACCGGACAGCGGTCGCACTTGCGATGCTGTTCCACCCCTGGATTGCCGGGACGATAGTTTTCCCCGAGGCAATATCACCACTCGTCGCCAACCGGATTACTCAGTTTTTCGGCGCACGAACCACCTTGCCGAGTCCAGTTCGTGGGGGAGATTGGCCAATCCTCCCAGGCGCTCGCCGCATCCGCATCACGACGCCTGAGACGGAATCACCTTCGCGAATGAAGGAGCATCTGCTCAGCCTCACTTCACTGGCTCGTCAGGAGTCCTTCGCATCGGCGCCAGATCGCACGGCAATCCCCAGCTCCCTCTACCTCCTTCGGCCACCTGCATTGGAAAACGCACATCAAATCCAACTTCTCGGCCTGGGCGCTCTCTTGGCTGCCGATCTGCAGGGACGCATCCTCGTCACCGATCGCGCGCATGCTCTGCCGCCCGAGGTATCGCTTCTTCTGGATTCCGTCGGACTTGGCCTCGCGGGAGCGTGAACGATGACCGCTGAGCCACGATTGGTTATCACCTACAATTTCCCACCGTTCTCAGACGCTTCTGCGGTCACGGCAGCTAAGCGGATTGTTGATGCGGGTGAGGACGTTCACGTCGTGATGCAGGACTTGTCCAAAGTCCGACCGCGCGATGAAACGCTTTGGCAGTTGGTTGCGCCGTTCGTTCAGGAGCGCCACATCCTGCGCGGACCCGTCCAGTTCTTGACTTGGTCCTCCTTGGAGTCCTTCATCGATCAGGGCCTCGCCAGACTGATCGCCAAGGGCCCCTTGAGCAGGTACGACAGAATGTACTCGCGAACCATGTGGCCACATTCGCACTTGCTGGCCGGAGCGATTCGGGTTAGGTCACCCAAGACGACGTGGCAAGCGGAATTCTCGGACCCGCTGTTATGGCACGTAGACGGCAAGACCCGGCACAGTCCGACGTTGCCGCACAACAAGATGACAAGAAGTCTCGTTCGCGCACTGCCCGCACGATACCAACGCCTCTTGGGCGATCGGCCCGAGACTCTCCAGCTTGTGCAGTTCCTCCCGTTCGCGCTCGCGGACGAGATCATCTTTACGAACGACCAACAACGGGAGTTGATGCTGGGGGACCTGCCAGATGGACGAATGGCAGACGTGGTCTTCCAGAAGAGCGTTGTAAGTGC
The genomic region above belongs to Janibacter limosus and contains:
- a CDS encoding glycosyltransferase family 2 protein, producing MTDLDASVVIGFKDWGTDRLARCVSSIHASLSGHPHEVIVSDYGSENAEAVRAAAEAAGATVIRTETDGTWSSGRAQNAGFAHATGRVFMNTDADMIFTPHALARVVERLSEAPSEAIILQSRDLPYSVTEQDLLDPDWQDLATVATVRPRWGCGGLVATHRDTYLKLRGYDERMHTYGGEDIDYLKRLRRSGATIHWLDEPSVRMYHVWHPSTSAAAAQDPAATAAIKRNRELHTNDNTTVRNVVRWTHRHPEAPPVVSVMVNCEEYTDPSDGAVEISTLLGQTLTDIEIVLVGGDSSWQRFFNDPRVAVAPRLDDGWVAAIKHSRGTFITLHARRQLHVSNRLERLVNLTSTSGRAIADSTAMVTRSSSGVFSPVAASILNTFPNPWSSVLIPRQNALDGLSGAQSGSPEDLLYAILRGGVFITAEEALGSVFTAPAEIELQQDLAKSADSRRRLEWGGSDKSWLDNFQIAGHLEPATKLAAETYDEQYDFILVTPSAHDLAVEATSKLSSGLMRSTLVTDGEGTELFSIVRHSGLSFADVSLMRSTRESTVLGEATARSRTSMATVDDSTEIDVVMDECSRIYTSDPTAATWIVVSFANDSGIAGVFHGLERMSGLTCVLRRDVIDEFSHHRLVMAALENKSDGISALNRVRAIAPAGASVELRCRPAVISLSQLTKVDAR